The genome window GGCGCGCAGGTCGGCCGCATAGGCCCGGCCGATGCGCTCGTGTTCGGCCGGATCGTTGCCGTCCCGCGACGCGGGATCGGCGAACCAGCGCCACGTGACGTTGGATTCGTAACCGGGCAGCCCGGTCCAGACACCCAGCAGGTGCTCGGCGGCCCGGTTCTGCGCGACCACGGTGAGCAGGTCGTCGGCCACCTGGGCCGGCGTGTGCCCGAGCGCGTCCAGCAGGTAGATCATGGCCGGGTCGACGTGGGCCAGCGGGGAGCGCGGCTCCGGTGGCTGCTGCCCGGCGAGGCGGAACAGGTAGTCCTGCTCGTCACCGGTGAGCCGCAGGGTGCGAGCGAGACTGGCCAGCGCCGCTGTCGACGGCGTACGCACCCGGCCCTGCTCGAGCCGGGAATAGTAGTCGGGCGACAACGCGGCCAAGCTCGCCACTTCCTCCCGGCGC of Amycolatopsis solani contains these proteins:
- a CDS encoding helix-turn-helix transcriptional regulator, coding for MDDNALGEFLRHRRERLRPEDVGLPGGGRRRTPGLRREEVASLAALSPDYYSRLEQGRVRTPSTAALASLARTLRLTGDEQDYLFRLAGQQPPEPRSPLAHVDPAMIYLLDALGHTPAQVADDLLTVVAQNRAAEHLLGVWTGLPGYESNVTWRWFADPASRDGNDPAEHERIGRAYAADLRAGVAQRSPGDRFAHGLVADLLRRSTEFAGLWAQQHVAALTSAPKLIRHPLVGELDLQCDVVLSPATGHRLVLFRPRPGSDGFEQFAFLDVLGHQKFS